From a single Mangifera indica cultivar Alphonso chromosome 19, CATAS_Mindica_2.1, whole genome shotgun sequence genomic region:
- the LOC123202764 gene encoding fluoride export protein 1-like isoform X2: MMLNLGDVDHLVKQAVQVLHWEETGDIGDRALHNRRNSDSGSLRFSIDHASENGETIPFSELNLLQSLGFRSRDPAALNAVSVVTPLPEEIIFRPATPLHLSEDQKQEKEKVLPLSLEYISCLLHLAVFGILGTLTRYLLQKLFGPSIAHVTNELSILYLDLPSNMIGSFLMGWWGVVFKGDISKVSEFLAIGLTTGYLGSLTTFSGWNQKMLDLAVNGKWVHAFLGFFLGLFLVAYSIIFGIETANGFKWLLKRFYSSTNKEIPDLSSNCRVDSLKRHLAAMVILTLLLGVLWCVSGVLMKKEYDSDSSEAQLWLSCIVAPPGVWIRWFLARLNGRGLGRAGYLKWVPFGTLIANVSAALIVAALATVREAENNNTSNVVVGGIQFGFLGGLSTVSTFVAEFNAMRESNQPWRAYAYALATVLISFAIGIPMFCVPVWTRNFKF; the protein is encoded by the exons ATGATGCTGAATTTAGGAGACGTGGATCATTTGGTCAAGCAAGCAGTGCAAGTTCTTCATTGGGAAG AGACAGGTGATATTGGGGATCGAGCGCTTCACAACCGCCGGAACAGTGACAGTGGTAGCCTGCGGTTCTCTATTGATCATGCATCGGAGAATGGAGAAACTATTCCCTTTTCAGAGTTAAATCTATTGCAATCTTTGGGGTTCCGGTCTCGTGATCCCGCTGCACTCAATGCAGTCAGTGTGGTGACACCTTTACCTGAGGAAATCATATTTCGTCCCGCAACGCCATTACATTTGTCTGAGGATCAAAAACAG GAGAAGGAGAAAGTGTTACCATTGTCATTGGAGTATATATCATGTCTTCTCCATTTGGCTGTTTTTGGGATTCTTGGG ACATTAACAAGGTATTTGCTGCAAAAGCTTTTTGGCCCCAGTATTGCTCATGTGACAAATGAATTGAGCATCCTATACCTTGACCTTCCTTCTAATATG ATTGGTTCTTTCTTGATGGGCTGGTGGGGTGTTGTTTTCAAAGGAGACATTTCCAAAGTCTCTGAATTTTTAGCCATCGGTTTGACAACTGGCTACTTGGGGAGCCTTACAACTTTCAGTGGCTGGAATCAGAAAATGCTTGATCTCGCCGTCAATGGCAAGTGGGTGCATGCTTTTCTCGGCTTTTTCCTAG GATTGTTTCTTGTGGCCTACTCCATAATTTTCGGGATTGAGACAGCCAACGGTTTCAAGTGGCTTCTAAAAAGATTTTACTCAAGTACAAACAAAGAAATTCCGGACTTGAGCAGCAACTGCAGAGTGGATAGTTTAAAGCGTCATTTGGCAGCAATGGTAATATTGACTCTTTTGCTAGGAGTTTTATGGTGTGTGAGTGGAGTGCTAATGAAGAAGGAATATGATAGTGATAGCAGTGAGGCCCAGCTATGGTTGAGTTGCATTGTTGCGCCTCCAGGCGTCTGGATCAGGTGGTTCTTAGCCCGACTGAATGGACGTGGGTTAGGGAGGGCTGGTTATCTGAAATGGGTTCCATTTGGTACTCTGATTGCCAATGTTTCCGCAGCTCTTATCGTGGCAGCACTTGCTACTGTCAGGGAGGCG GAGAATAATAATACCAGCAACGTAGTTGTCGGTGGCATACAATTCGGATTTCTGGGTGGTTTGAGTACAGTGTCTACTTTTGTTGCTGAGTTCAATGCAATGCGGGAGAGCAACCAACCATGGAGAGCCTATGCATATGCCCTTGCCACAGTACTAATCTCCTTTGCCATAGGGATTCCGATGTTCTGTGTACCTGTGTGGACAAGGAATTTCAAGTTCTGA
- the LOC123202765 gene encoding flavonol synthase/flavanone 3-hydroxylase-like, with protein sequence MAIETGRAIELKEKIPEEFIRSQHEQPGLTTIHGMALEVPVIDLNDPDEEKALNLIVDASQKWGMFQIVNHGIPCEVLSKLQQVGKEFFELPQEEKEVYAKPPESKGIEGYGTKLQKELEGKKTWNDHLFHKISPPSAINYQFWPKNPPSYREATEEYTKWLHGVADKLLKSLSLGLGLGEDEVRKALGGENLIYLLKINHYPPCPQPELALGLAEHTDMSAITILLPNEVQGLQACRDGHWYNVNYVTNSLVIHIGDQMEILSNGKYRSVLHRVTVNKEKTRLSWPVFLEPPVDLEVGPHPKLVNEQNPAKFKTKKFSDYAYCKLNKVPQ encoded by the exons ATGGCGATCGAAACAGGGCGAGCCATTGAGCTGAAAGAAAAAATCCCAGAAGAGTTCATTAGGTCACAACATGAACAACCAGGGCTCACCACCATTCATGGAATGGCCCTTGAGGTCCCCGTCATTGATTTGAATGACCCTGATGAGGAAAAAGCCCTGAATCTGATCGTTGATGCGAGCCAGAAATGGGGGATGTTCCAAATTGTGAATCATGGCATTCCTTGTGAGGTTTTAAGCAAATTACAGCAAGTTGGGAAGGAGTTTTTTGAGCTTCCACAGGAAGAGAAGGAGGTATATGCTAAACCTCCCGAGTCTAAAGGCATTGAAGGCTATGGAACAAAGCTTCAAAAAGAATTAGAAGGGAAGAAAACTTGGAACGATCATTTGTTTCATAAGATTTCTCCCCCATCGGCTATTAATTACcaattttggcctaaaaatCCTCCTTCGTACAG GGAGGCGACGGAAGAATATACGAAGTGGCTCCATGGGGTGGCGGACAAGCTATTAAAGAGCTTGTCACTAGGATTAGGGCTTGGAGAAGATGAGGTGAGGAAGGCTCTGGGGGGCGAAAACCTTATTTATCTTCTGAAGATAAACCATTACCCGCCCTGTCCTCAGCCGGAGCTTGCTCTTGGTCTGGCGGAGCACACGGACATGAGCGCCATCACTATTCTTTTACCAAATGAAGTTCAGGGCCTCCAGGCCTGCAGGGATGGCCACTGGTACAACGTCAACTACGTTACTAATTCGCTTGTCATTCACATTGGCGATCAAATGGAg ATTTTGAGCAATGGGAAGTACAGGAGTGTGCTCCACAGAGTGACAGTAAATAAGGAGAAGACAAGATTGTCATGGCCAGTGTTCTTAGAGCCACCAGTCGACCTGGAGGTAGGGCCTCATCCGAAGCTCGTAAATGAACAGAATCCTGCCAAATTCAAGACCAAAAAATTTAGTGACTATGCTTATTGTAAACTCAACAAGGTTCCCCAGTAA
- the LOC123202764 gene encoding fluoride export protein 1-like isoform X3, translating to MDCGTDDAEFRRRGSFGQASSASSSLGRYSLSLSRPQLDNGIESETVSETGDIGDRALHNRRNSDSGSLRFSIDHASENGETIPFSELNLLQSLGFRSRDPAALNAVSVVTPLPEEIIFRPATPLHLSEDQKQEKEKVLPLSLEYISCLLHLAVFGILGIGSFLMGWWGVVFKGDISKVSEFLAIGLTTGYLGSLTTFSGWNQKMLDLAVNGKWVHAFLGFFLGLFLVAYSIIFGIETANGFKWLLKRFYSSTNKEIPDLSSNCRVDSLKRHLAAMVILTLLLGVLWCVSGVLMKKEYDSDSSEAQLWLSCIVAPPGVWIRWFLARLNGRGLGRAGYLKWVPFGTLIANVSAALIVAALATVREAENNNTSNVVVGGIQFGFLGGLSTVSTFVAEFNAMRESNQPWRAYAYALATVLISFAIGIPMFCVPVWTRNFKF from the exons ATGGATTGTGGGACTGATGATGCTGAATTTAGGAGACGTGGATCATTTGGTCAAGCAAGCAGTGCAAGTTCTTCATTGGGAAGGTATTCCTTGAGTTTGTCGCGTCCTCAACTGGATAATGGCATTGAAAGTGAGACTGTTTCAGAGACAGGTGATATTGGGGATCGAGCGCTTCACAACCGCCGGAACAGTGACAGTGGTAGCCTGCGGTTCTCTATTGATCATGCATCGGAGAATGGAGAAACTATTCCCTTTTCAGAGTTAAATCTATTGCAATCTTTGGGGTTCCGGTCTCGTGATCCCGCTGCACTCAATGCAGTCAGTGTGGTGACACCTTTACCTGAGGAAATCATATTTCGTCCCGCAACGCCATTACATTTGTCTGAGGATCAAAAACAG GAGAAGGAGAAAGTGTTACCATTGTCATTGGAGTATATATCATGTCTTCTCCATTTGGCTGTTTTTGGGATTCTTGGG ATTGGTTCTTTCTTGATGGGCTGGTGGGGTGTTGTTTTCAAAGGAGACATTTCCAAAGTCTCTGAATTTTTAGCCATCGGTTTGACAACTGGCTACTTGGGGAGCCTTACAACTTTCAGTGGCTGGAATCAGAAAATGCTTGATCTCGCCGTCAATGGCAAGTGGGTGCATGCTTTTCTCGGCTTTTTCCTAG GATTGTTTCTTGTGGCCTACTCCATAATTTTCGGGATTGAGACAGCCAACGGTTTCAAGTGGCTTCTAAAAAGATTTTACTCAAGTACAAACAAAGAAATTCCGGACTTGAGCAGCAACTGCAGAGTGGATAGTTTAAAGCGTCATTTGGCAGCAATGGTAATATTGACTCTTTTGCTAGGAGTTTTATGGTGTGTGAGTGGAGTGCTAATGAAGAAGGAATATGATAGTGATAGCAGTGAGGCCCAGCTATGGTTGAGTTGCATTGTTGCGCCTCCAGGCGTCTGGATCAGGTGGTTCTTAGCCCGACTGAATGGACGTGGGTTAGGGAGGGCTGGTTATCTGAAATGGGTTCCATTTGGTACTCTGATTGCCAATGTTTCCGCAGCTCTTATCGTGGCAGCACTTGCTACTGTCAGGGAGGCG GAGAATAATAATACCAGCAACGTAGTTGTCGGTGGCATACAATTCGGATTTCTGGGTGGTTTGAGTACAGTGTCTACTTTTGTTGCTGAGTTCAATGCAATGCGGGAGAGCAACCAACCATGGAGAGCCTATGCATATGCCCTTGCCACAGTACTAATCTCCTTTGCCATAGGGATTCCGATGTTCTGTGTACCTGTGTGGACAAGGAATTTCAAGTTCTGA
- the LOC123202764 gene encoding fluoride export protein 1-like isoform X1 has protein sequence MDCGTDDAEFRRRGSFGQASSASSSLGRYSLSLSRPQLDNGIESETVSETGDIGDRALHNRRNSDSGSLRFSIDHASENGETIPFSELNLLQSLGFRSRDPAALNAVSVVTPLPEEIIFRPATPLHLSEDQKQEKEKVLPLSLEYISCLLHLAVFGILGTLTRYLLQKLFGPSIAHVTNELSILYLDLPSNMIGSFLMGWWGVVFKGDISKVSEFLAIGLTTGYLGSLTTFSGWNQKMLDLAVNGKWVHAFLGFFLGLFLVAYSIIFGIETANGFKWLLKRFYSSTNKEIPDLSSNCRVDSLKRHLAAMVILTLLLGVLWCVSGVLMKKEYDSDSSEAQLWLSCIVAPPGVWIRWFLARLNGRGLGRAGYLKWVPFGTLIANVSAALIVAALATVREAENNNTSNVVVGGIQFGFLGGLSTVSTFVAEFNAMRESNQPWRAYAYALATVLISFAIGIPMFCVPVWTRNFKF, from the exons ATGGATTGTGGGACTGATGATGCTGAATTTAGGAGACGTGGATCATTTGGTCAAGCAAGCAGTGCAAGTTCTTCATTGGGAAGGTATTCCTTGAGTTTGTCGCGTCCTCAACTGGATAATGGCATTGAAAGTGAGACTGTTTCAGAGACAGGTGATATTGGGGATCGAGCGCTTCACAACCGCCGGAACAGTGACAGTGGTAGCCTGCGGTTCTCTATTGATCATGCATCGGAGAATGGAGAAACTATTCCCTTTTCAGAGTTAAATCTATTGCAATCTTTGGGGTTCCGGTCTCGTGATCCCGCTGCACTCAATGCAGTCAGTGTGGTGACACCTTTACCTGAGGAAATCATATTTCGTCCCGCAACGCCATTACATTTGTCTGAGGATCAAAAACAG GAGAAGGAGAAAGTGTTACCATTGTCATTGGAGTATATATCATGTCTTCTCCATTTGGCTGTTTTTGGGATTCTTGGG ACATTAACAAGGTATTTGCTGCAAAAGCTTTTTGGCCCCAGTATTGCTCATGTGACAAATGAATTGAGCATCCTATACCTTGACCTTCCTTCTAATATG ATTGGTTCTTTCTTGATGGGCTGGTGGGGTGTTGTTTTCAAAGGAGACATTTCCAAAGTCTCTGAATTTTTAGCCATCGGTTTGACAACTGGCTACTTGGGGAGCCTTACAACTTTCAGTGGCTGGAATCAGAAAATGCTTGATCTCGCCGTCAATGGCAAGTGGGTGCATGCTTTTCTCGGCTTTTTCCTAG GATTGTTTCTTGTGGCCTACTCCATAATTTTCGGGATTGAGACAGCCAACGGTTTCAAGTGGCTTCTAAAAAGATTTTACTCAAGTACAAACAAAGAAATTCCGGACTTGAGCAGCAACTGCAGAGTGGATAGTTTAAAGCGTCATTTGGCAGCAATGGTAATATTGACTCTTTTGCTAGGAGTTTTATGGTGTGTGAGTGGAGTGCTAATGAAGAAGGAATATGATAGTGATAGCAGTGAGGCCCAGCTATGGTTGAGTTGCATTGTTGCGCCTCCAGGCGTCTGGATCAGGTGGTTCTTAGCCCGACTGAATGGACGTGGGTTAGGGAGGGCTGGTTATCTGAAATGGGTTCCATTTGGTACTCTGATTGCCAATGTTTCCGCAGCTCTTATCGTGGCAGCACTTGCTACTGTCAGGGAGGCG GAGAATAATAATACCAGCAACGTAGTTGTCGGTGGCATACAATTCGGATTTCTGGGTGGTTTGAGTACAGTGTCTACTTTTGTTGCTGAGTTCAATGCAATGCGGGAGAGCAACCAACCATGGAGAGCCTATGCATATGCCCTTGCCACAGTACTAATCTCCTTTGCCATAGGGATTCCGATGTTCTGTGTACCTGTGTGGACAAGGAATTTCAAGTTCTGA